From Mesomycoplasma dispar, a single genomic window includes:
- a CDS encoding HNH endonuclease signature motif containing protein, with protein sequence MKISELLNLGFSEANLKLVFFIFFNLANKTQKEEKCYFQIEIQYKNLKNKNIVLDNDIAVTNNENFENYTGLKFEFEKYKHFSFIENDINISREYFLTKIYQIIMKWYYQEQSDEYIFQKCLFLALFAFRGSLDIPGKMWAVDIRKKDISINYIDNLYSLLLTFGEIEFLNLNFRELQPDYVTGKNKRNLQIRIINLQWFFEKFGNDLKKINVYKYLNFENNLFRFKQTETKQKIKRSNFVERLIFYKKHVLNWELKSQDWDESRKNNEINKIRKILFENNLNIYEKFYTRNQKVVEIARILLNHFCFGCKDEYPLENRSFIQPKTGKLYLEIHHVLPFSKQSDLKVNVDIIENLVKLCPVCHSALKKGRSNNNYQKKIIDSILKNSNKSLISFLNSFVENKESISEKIDFIHKNLA encoded by the coding sequence ATGAAAATTTCAGAACTGTTAAATTTGGGTTTTAGTGAAGCTAATTTAAAGTTAGTTTTCTTTATTTTTTTCAATTTAGCCAATAAAACCCAAAAGGAAGAAAAATGCTATTTTCAAATAGAGATTCAGTATAAAAATTTGAAAAATAAAAACATTGTCCTTGATAATGATATTGCAGTAACTAATAATGAAAATTTTGAAAATTACACAGGGCTTAAATTTGAATTTGAAAAGTACAAGCACTTTAGTTTTATTGAAAACGATATAAATATTTCTAGAGAGTATTTTTTGACAAAAATATACCAAATTATAATGAAATGATACTACCAGGAGCAAAGTGATGAATATATATTCCAAAAGTGTTTGTTTTTAGCTCTTTTTGCATTTAGAGGCAGTCTTGATATTCCTGGAAAAATGTGAGCAGTAGATATCAGAAAAAAAGATATTAGCATTAATTATATTGACAATTTATATTCTTTACTTTTAACATTTGGTGAAATTGAATTCTTGAACCTTAATTTTAGAGAACTTCAACCAGATTATGTTACAGGTAAAAATAAAAGAAATTTGCAAATCAGAATCATAAATCTTCAATGGTTTTTTGAAAAATTTGGCAATGATTTGAAAAAAATAAATGTTTATAAATATTTGAATTTTGAAAACAATCTGTTTCGTTTTAAACAAACAGAGACAAAACAAAAAATTAAACGCAGCAACTTTGTTGAACGACTAATTTTTTATAAAAAACACGTTCTGAATTGGGAGTTAAAATCGCAGGATTGAGATGAAAGTAGAAAAAATAATGAAATTAACAAAATTAGAAAAATACTTTTTGAAAATAACTTAAATATTTATGAAAAATTTTATACTAGAAATCAAAAAGTTGTAGAAATTGCTAGAATTTTATTAAATCATTTTTGTTTTGGTTGCAAAGACGAATATCCATTAGAAAATAGGAGTTTTATCCAACCAAAAACAGGTAAATTATATTTAGAAATTCATCATGTCTTGCCATTTAGCAAGCAATCTGATCTAAAAGTTAATGTTGATATTATCGAAAATCTAGTAAAATTGTGCCCAGTTTGTCATTCTGCTTTAAAAAAAGGTAGATCAAATAATAACTATCAGAAAAAAATTATTGATTCGATATTAAAAAATTCAAATAAAAGTCTCATAAGTTTTCTTAACTCATTCGTCGAAAATAAAGAATCAATTAGTGAAAAAATTGACTTTATTCATAAAAACCTTGCATAA
- a CDS encoding P97 family adhesin, protein MKKKKSSLLLATAASIIGITVFGTVVGLASKVKYRGVNPTQGVISQLGLIDSVAFKPSVAHFTSDYNTVKKAILGDKTFNASSAEFADFVNKFDFLTNNGNTVLAIPKKYQVVIQSFTAEDDKQRFRLSFYLKETLADGNVAQSATKTIYLSPVDAPKAALAQYSHIVDNNFANLIQNPLSHFSSSSVKPLGLTRSADFAKKLNEFQNEDDLKSYLSKFFDIETLKANIRLQAQGFGFAKGDLEEPFVYSFVKNPQNSNEFATNLDQEVNTVRLYLKTEFSPEAKAALKDYKAKDESYTTAIDLKAVNNTTLFANNTDLESQLDVNLLDAADYYGIGDRKINDNSEVEKLPEAFQTLKQRDESRLSSSDRTLPKFSLFSYDALTFYQQMQELVAKPEAIKDIIDASLERGLTFSFGKYDLLFDDLRQHLDYQFLVSEAKIKQNSLSKKLFIEIPIKIKLMSSIFGDSGSDKKVVLEKTVSFKLDNFRNVSIEKAFGVLYPGVDEELKKAKEEQEKAKAIEKGSASQLSSTTDEDDEDEDEKPVDSPIQFQPDVEKLAIGSSALKPYEILLNHPDKYLLAKSEINELIKAKNYQKLAELISDSSTYNVPLRLKDELFNNNVKIPSSKEIENANFAVDETDATVFSKIYSASSSVFQNKTSLYAYYRYLLSLSPKETIEQLVKLAKKVGLKFEGYENLPIDFNLEDLKNVKITTNLDNRNSGESSGSNDGIKFGLTLLDFNNYFANDVKKAEEGLPIFLPAKLTDDSSSSNTSKNWREQIIEEFKNQNQQDQLGQLPLKVWQKIIGDEKEQDVQKTVKQKIFKKFQESLTTSRKASFWNDSSSGSDSSTKEPFKNSDFAQISNLQDLVFAFYSSAALADNWKNYQQNGAKPAIIFEAEDEKENKDANVYQLKFHYAIGFADNAGKFNEDVIKSSTRTIYLKTSGRSKAEVSAIKQLNETIQNAPLGIQNVFLDSEKFAVLQTLASSIAEKNNPQVEEEIDKPKPDDTTWVHDEIKRPEIPQIQEEKQPDWFEGKLKNQQVDNNSQSSTPTKVAVSTFANISESPFFSTNFQDSQNQDNANKAETDQSNNNQAKKEAALLKEKLAILLGQQFIQYYQLAGEQVEFEIQKVEKLSQTSFKVEFKLAKTVNDNNVIAKVVSDESMTLIVNTALTKAPELAKKAQVSDTEWLAQYNPQNPLAAKTKFTLEFKEKIPLDEKGAPTSEWLASVPVVIHQQLLKLTPVVKSMNDVRIELSSSKKDLERKEDSDSSSSLAEDKNYYILNPLTKTHWLTLNNAINNDSNFKIENLKVKENNQIEFDLRANNIKRLINTPITFSGYSPFTEGTALQTPEIRNQILNDINKEISKENFNQIFVGLNKENQTNPSQSYVMIKPKYILERTVGVPWATGYDGYEGEEKDLITQYQEGYLRKRDYIDLLGLKNTEYTEKVGLSVKVFDPDNVLGEIKSQNSNKNKEEIKLKSYDLYNDPEQEDGKKLAKGWTNIHPNQRVIQNENQKLPENYLNVILNKPWKVTLYNSSDFISNLFSQPDNKTKFKKVVARKVNNNFVDWGTAYLTLWYPQNLIQQQPNIISANIDQLLLKDHMELKNNQKLIAPNITQWWPNIQNFTEAKVKTEKNDNLKSEISVPQEKIHDKSIVWAKFKFDGFTLQALKSKFRRKSRTFTLTTTVPTPLQKYSIDFKKEDWRLVFQNEENQIAMLRAEEDTQSNDKKKWIEFKVRIPDEMFSSNVRFVGVMKQTENQAQWLPIVNTSRIFDYRGINDPSGTELFGAKKYKDIKGLGLTNNAFNNVFKEFNIHRKTIK, encoded by the coding sequence ATGAAAAAGAAGAAATCATCATTATTATTAGCAACGGCGGCTTCGATTATCGGGATAACGGTTTTTGGAACTGTTGTTGGTCTTGCATCAAAAGTTAAATATCGTGGCGTCAATCCAACTCAGGGCGTAATTTCACAATTAGGATTAATTGATTCAGTTGCTTTTAAACCTTCTGTTGCCCATTTTACAAGCGATTATAATACTGTTAAAAAAGCAATTTTAGGGGATAAAACTTTTAATGCTTCAAGTGCTGAATTTGCCGATTTTGTTAATAAATTTGATTTTCTTACAAATAATGGCAATACAGTTTTAGCTATTCCGAAAAAATACCAAGTTGTAATTCAAAGTTTTACCGCCGAAGATGATAAACAAAGATTTCGTTTATCTTTTTATCTAAAAGAAACCTTAGCTGATGGCAATGTTGCCCAGTCAGCAACAAAAACAATTTATTTATCTCCAGTTGATGCCCCAAAAGCCGCGCTTGCGCAATATTCTCACATCGTTGATAACAATTTTGCAAATTTAATCCAAAATCCTTTATCTCATTTTTCATCTTCTTCTGTAAAACCTTTAGGACTAACTAGATCTGCTGATTTTGCTAAAAAATTAAACGAATTCCAAAATGAAGATGATTTAAAATCTTATCTTTCAAAGTTTTTTGATATCGAAACTTTGAAAGCAAATATTCGTTTGCAGGCGCAAGGTTTTGGTTTTGCCAAAGGTGATCTCGAAGAGCCTTTTGTTTATAGTTTTGTGAAAAATCCGCAAAATTCTAATGAATTTGCGACTAATTTAGATCAAGAAGTAAACACTGTTCGTCTTTATCTTAAAACCGAATTTAGCCCTGAGGCAAAAGCTGCTTTAAAAGATTATAAGGCAAAAGATGAATCTTATACAACTGCAATTGATCTAAAAGCAGTTAATAACACAACATTGTTTGCTAATAATACCGATTTAGAATCACAATTAGATGTTAATTTACTTGATGCTGCTGATTATTACGGAATTGGTGATCGAAAAATCAATGACAACAGTGAAGTTGAAAAATTACCCGAAGCTTTCCAAACTTTAAAACAACGCGATGAATCTCGTCTTTCATCTAGTGATCGAACATTACCAAAATTCTCGCTATTTTCTTATGATGCACTAACTTTTTACCAACAAATGCAAGAGTTAGTCGCAAAACCAGAAGCAATTAAAGATATAATTGATGCTTCATTAGAACGCGGACTTACTTTTTCTTTTGGTAAATACGATTTGTTATTCGATGATTTACGCCAACATTTAGATTATCAATTTTTAGTATCAGAAGCAAAAATTAAACAAAATTCTTTATCAAAGAAATTGTTTATTGAAATCCCAATTAAAATTAAGTTAATGTCTTCAATATTTGGCGATTCTGGTTCTGATAAAAAAGTAGTTTTAGAAAAAACTGTCTCATTTAAATTAGATAATTTCCGTAACGTTTCAATTGAAAAAGCATTTGGAGTTTTATACCCGGGTGTAGACGAAGAACTGAAAAAAGCTAAAGAAGAGCAAGAAAAAGCTAAGGCAATAGAAAAAGGTAGCGCATCACAATTATCTTCAACCACCGACGAAGACGACGAAGACGAAGATGAAAAACCAGTTGATTCACCAATACAATTCCAACCTGATGTTGAAAAATTAGCAATTGGATCTAGTGCTTTAAAACCTTACGAAATCCTTCTTAATCATCCTGATAAATATTTACTAGCAAAATCAGAAATTAACGAATTAATAAAAGCAAAAAATTACCAGAAATTAGCCGAATTAATTTCCGATTCTTCAACTTATAACGTTCCTTTACGTTTAAAAGATGAACTTTTTAATAATAATGTCAAAATTCCTTCAAGCAAGGAAATTGAAAATGCTAATTTTGCAGTCGATGAAACTGATGCGACTGTTTTTTCTAAAATTTATTCAGCTTCTTCTTCAGTTTTCCAAAATAAAACTTCACTTTATGCTTATTATCGTTACCTTTTATCACTTAGTCCAAAAGAAACAATTGAGCAACTTGTAAAACTTGCCAAAAAAGTTGGTCTTAAATTCGAAGGTTATGAAAATTTACCAATTGATTTTAATCTCGAAGATTTAAAAAACGTTAAAATTACAACTAATCTCGACAACCGTAATTCTGGTGAATCTAGTGGTTCAAATGACGGAATTAAATTTGGGTTAACTTTATTAGATTTTAACAATTATTTTGCAAACGATGTTAAAAAAGCCGAAGAAGGTCTTCCAATATTTTTACCAGCGAAATTAACTGATGATTCTAGTTCTTCAAATACTTCCAAAAATTGAAGAGAACAAATAATTGAAGAATTCAAGAACCAAAATCAGCAAGATCAATTAGGACAATTACCATTAAAAGTTTGGCAAAAAATTATTGGCGATGAAAAAGAACAAGATGTTCAAAAAACCGTTAAACAAAAGATTTTTAAAAAATTCCAAGAGTCATTAACAACTTCTAGAAAAGCTAGTTTTTGAAATGATTCTTCTTCAGGTTCAGATTCATCAACAAAAGAACCATTTAAAAATTCTGATTTTGCACAAATTAGCAATCTTCAAGATTTAGTATTTGCCTTTTATTCTTCAGCGGCACTTGCCGATAATTGGAAAAATTACCAACAAAACGGGGCAAAACCAGCAATTATTTTTGAAGCCGAAGATGAAAAAGAAAATAAAGATGCAAATGTTTACCAGTTAAAATTCCACTATGCAATCGGTTTTGCCGATAATGCTGGTAAATTTAATGAAGATGTAATTAAGTCATCAACAAGAACAATTTATCTAAAAACTTCCGGTAGATCAAAAGCGGAAGTTAGTGCAATTAAACAACTAAATGAGACAATCCAAAATGCTCCTTTAGGAATTCAAAACGTTTTCCTTGACTCGGAAAAATTTGCAGTCTTGCAAACACTTGCAAGTTCAATTGCTGAAAAAAATAATCCGCAAGTTGAAGAAGAAATTGACAAACCCAAACCCGATGACACAACCTGAGTCCACGATGAAATTAAAAGACCAGAGATCCCCCAAATTCAAGAAGAAAAACAACCAGATTGATTTGAAGGGAAACTCAAAAATCAGCAAGTAGATAATAATAGCCAAAGTTCAACCCCGACAAAAGTAGCAGTCTCAACTTTTGCCAACATTAGTGAAAGTCCCTTTTTTAGTACTAATTTCCAAGATAGTCAAAATCAAGATAATGCTAATAAAGCTGAAACAGATCAGTCAAATAATAATCAAGCTAAAAAAGAAGCAGCGCTACTTAAAGAAAAGTTAGCAATTTTATTAGGTCAGCAATTTATTCAATATTACCAATTAGCAGGCGAGCAAGTTGAATTTGAAATTCAAAAAGTTGAAAAACTTAGTCAAACTAGTTTTAAAGTTGAATTTAAACTAGCAAAAACCGTTAATGATAATAATGTGATCGCAAAAGTTGTCTCTGATGAATCAATGACATTAATTGTTAATACCGCGCTAACAAAAGCGCCAGAATTAGCTAAAAAGGCACAAGTTTCTGATACTGAATGACTAGCTCAGTATAATCCCCAAAATCCGCTTGCGGCTAAAACTAAATTTACCTTAGAATTCAAAGAAAAGATTCCCCTTGATGAAAAAGGGGCACCAACCTCAGAATGACTTGCTTCAGTACCAGTGGTAATTCACCAACAATTATTGAAACTAACCCCGGTGGTGAAGTCGATGAATGATGTGCGAATTGAGTTAAGCAGCAGTAAAAAAGATCTTGAACGAAAAGAAGACAGTGATTCTAGTTCTTCTTTAGCAGAAGATAAAAATTACTACATCCTCAATCCGCTAACAAAAACTCATTGACTAACATTAAATAATGCAATTAATAATGATTCTAATTTCAAAATTGAAAATTTAAAGGTTAAAGAAAATAATCAAATCGAATTCGATCTTCGTGCTAATAATATTAAAAGATTAATTAATACACCAATAACATTTTCTGGTTATAGTCCGTTTACTGAAGGAACAGCTTTACAAACCCCTGAAATTAGAAATCAAATTCTTAATGATATTAACAAAGAAATTAGTAAAGAAAATTTCAACCAGATTTTTGTTGGATTAAATAAAGAAAATCAAACAAATCCTTCGCAGTCTTACGTAATGATTAAACCAAAATATATTCTCGAGCGCACCGTCGGTGTTCCTTGAGCAACCGGATATGATGGCTATGAGGGGGAAGAGAAGGATTTGATAACACAATATCAAGAAGGATATTTGAGAAAAAGAGACTATATTGATCTTCTAGGTTTAAAAAACACCGAATATACTGAAAAAGTCGGTCTGTCAGTTAAAGTTTTTGACCCGGATAATGTTTTAGGTGAAATTAAAAGTCAAAATAGTAATAAAAATAAAGAAGAAATAAAACTAAAATCTTACGATCTTTACAACGATCCTGAACAAGAAGATGGGAAAAAACTTGCAAAAGGATGGACAAATATCCACCCAAATCAGCGCGTAATTCAAAATGAAAACCAAAAATTACCAGAAAATTATTTAAATGTAATTTTAAACAAACCTTGAAAAGTAACTTTATATAATTCAAGTGATTTTATTAGTAATTTATTCTCTCAACCGGATAATAAAACTAAATTTAAAAAAGTAGTTGCTCGAAAAGTTAATAATAATTTTGTTGACTGGGGAACAGCGTATTTAACGCTTTGATATCCGCAAAACTTAATTCAGCAACAACCGAATATAATTAGTGCCAATATTGATCAGTTGTTATTAAAAGATCATATGGAGTTAAAAAATAATCAAAAATTAATTGCGCCAAATATTACGCAATGATGACCAAATATTCAGAATTTCACTGAAGCGAAAGTTAAGACTGAAAAGAATGATAATCTTAAAAGTGAAATTAGTGTTCCCCAAGAAAAGATTCATGATAAGTCTATCGTTTGAGCCAAATTCAAATTCGACGGATTCACCCTTCAAGCTCTAAAGTCAAAATTCCGTCGTAAATCACGTACTTTTACATTAACAACAACGGTTCCGACTCCTTTGCAAAAATATAGTATTGACTTCAAAAAAGAAGACTGAAGATTAGTTTTCCAAAATGAAGAAAACCAAATTGCGATGTTACGTGCTGAAGAAGACACACAATCTAATGATAAGAAAAAATGGATTGAATTCAAAGTAAGAATTCCTGATGAAATGTTTAGTTCAAATGTTAGATTCGTTGGCGTGATGAAACAAACTGAGAATCAAGCACAATGACTTCCAATTGTTAATACTTCGAGAATTTTTGACTATCGGGGAATTAATGATCCAAGTGGTACTGAACTTTTTGGTGCTAAAAAATACAAAGACATCAAAGGTCTTGGTCTCACTAATAACGCTTTTAACAATGTTTTTAAAGAATTTAATATTCACCGAAAAACAATAAAATAA